From Lagenorhynchus albirostris chromosome 15, mLagAlb1.1, whole genome shotgun sequence, one genomic window encodes:
- the JPH2 gene encoding junctophilin-2 isoform X3: protein MSGGRFDFDDGGAYCGGWEGGKAHGHGLCTGPKGQGEYSGSWNFGFEVAGVYTWPSGNTFEGYWSQGKRHGLGIETKGRWLYKGEWTHGFKGRYGTRQSSSSGAKYEGTWNNGLQDGYGTETYADGVQRTN from the coding sequence ATGAGCGGGGGCCGCTTTGACTTTGATGATGGCGGGGCGTACtgcgggggctgggaggggggaaaGGCCCACGGGCACGGACTGTGCACGGGCCCCAAGGGCCAGGGCGAATACTCGGGCTCCTGGAACTTTGGCTTTGAAGTGGCGGGTGTGTATACCTGGCCCAGCGGAAACACCTTCGAGGGATACTGGAGCCAGGGCAAACGGCATGGGCTGGGCATAGAGACCAAGGGACGCTGGCTGTACAAGGGCGAGTGGACGCACGGCTTCAAGGGACGCTACGGAACCCGGCAGAGCAGCAGCAGCGGTGCCAAGTATGAGGGCACTTGGAACAATGGCCTGCAGGACGGCTACGGCACGGAGACCTATGCAGACGGAG